CCACAACAGTAAAACTGCTGTGTTTTAATATGTAAAAGAAACCAATCCTCAAACGTTCCAGAAAAATCAAAGTTAGGATGTGTTGGGATGCTGGCTAGTAAAGATTAAGCAGTTGTCTCTTGTGTTTCCTAGTGAGGAACAACAAGtactttaatatttaaaaaaaaaaaaagcattgtttgTGACATCAATAGTTAATACTGAACAGTGTCAAAGTTACCTTGGCAATAAATCTCTTCAGGAATGGATACGGCCCTAAAGCATccaaaaaaggaggaaagaaaccGGGCAGGCGAACAGTAGATATTCCAACTCGGTAAAAGCCTGTGTTTGATAACCTGATGTTGTCTGGATACCCAGGCAGGTTGTCCACaaaaacttccttttttcctgcatttgctCCGCTCACCCAATAGCTGCAATAAAGGGAATTTTATGTACGAGTTACGATGGctgctgcaaaacacagcaaGCTCAACCATGCAGAAGAGCCATAATTTTGTTTTACGAAaggtatttttcaaaatacagaaaagggcTCTGCAGGAAGCAGTGAGGACAAAGAAGGATTAAACTTCGGTAGCAATGATTGGTCCAAAAATTCATCCTACATGGCCTTAAACTGGAGGGGCAAGATTTAGATCAAACagtaggaggaatttcttcaccatgatgggggtgaggccctggcacaggttgcccaggggaagctgtggctgccccatccctggaggtgtccaaggccaggctggatggggccttgagcagcctgtgctggtgggaggtgtcccttccaacccaagctattctatgattctatcatagCAACCCTGGTAACAGCACATCTTCAGTTCacatttttagaaaagaaagaacaagaacaTGAAAATCATGcctataaataaattaaaagcatgTAGCATAAACTAACATGTAGTATCTCATGTCTATGATGAGAATGATGTTTAACGTACCGTATGATTCTACATACGCTGGTTTCTGCTATCAGTATGTAATCTTCATATGGAGAGAGCGCGATCCCATTTGCCATGTACAAGCCACTGAGCACTGTTCTTCCTGTTTGTGTTACAGGGTCGTAGGCCAACAGGCGACCAAGATGGTTTGTTTCAATTACCTTAAACAATACATCTAATGAAAAGCTAGGCTATCAAAATACCTGTTTCAATTAGAATAGAAAATACTCAGAAGTTGTAGTAGCATAAATTAGATAGATAGCTAGATAAAATCAAAATTTTACAGAATAGCAGGTGGCACCTTTCTCATATCACTAAAGGAGCAAAGGTTTCCATTCATGTAATTTCCCAGGCTGATCATGATATTcaagcaaaaccaaaggaaCATGTGGGTTAAAAAGCccagactttaaaaatatgttattctGTAGTTCCTGCTCTAGCGAAATACTGAGGCCTATCAGGCTTCTGTGAGCAATTACAGCTTCTTAAAAATCAATCTGGAAAGCACTCGTGAGTGTTTTGCAAGTAAACAGCTGACATTTTACTTCTGATATGAAGTAATCTGAATGAGTTTCTTCTGATAAAAATGTGCGGCTTTGAATTATGTCTGCATGAGCCCTGTGACCAGGAAACTGCCTTTACATTTGTTGTTTATACTGGCAACCCCTTgtcaattttaaaatacaaaatggcAGATAGTTTctattttcttcactgaagggttctcaggcactggcacagctgccCGGGGGAGAtggctgagtccccatccctggaggtgtttaaaagacagttaGATGAAGCACTTaaggatctggtttagtaggggacaggtacagttggacacGATGATCTCAacagtcttttccagccaagcaattctatgatgtGCTGCCAAGCAATAACTGTGATTGGTTTAAGAAGCAGGAAGCAACACAAGAGATTTCAactatttgggttttttttttttacctttaataACTTCATTCTCAATTCCCACCCCTCAAATAGGTTTCccttcttgtggtttttttgccttgcttaatTTTATCCACCGTTCTGGTAGTAAAGACAAGACACAGCGTCGACTTCATGTCTGTGACTTCACTACATCTCATCTTCACAGTTTGTTTCAGATTCAGTTTTACTCAAAGGCCTGGACTTCACAGAAAAGATAACTTCAAGCACACCAGCCATTTCCCACGTTGCATTTACTGCAGTATAAAACCACGCTTGtaaaaaatcagaaggaatGAACATGTGAAAATGCAGACTGTACCATATCTCATGACAATTTCTTGCGGTAATCACACccgcaggtttttttttttcgggAGAGCAGCTACAGTCTAGCGCAGCCTGTCCTCTGCCTCAGGGCTAACACACTGCATTCATAGCATGCTTGGGTAAAACAAACACCAtcaaaaaaatcttctcttctgcagcctGGTAGGCAGAGCTGCCAGCACAAAAATTAACACTCAAGTTACCTGAAGAAATGGCTACAGAGATTGCCGCATCTCACCTCGTATTTGTGATGTCGTCTTTCCCACTTGCTACTCGAATCcgtaaaataaatcaattttgTCTTTGATATTTCTAATCCGTTTAGGAATTTGAAAGGCAGCCCATCCACACCTGGTGAACAAAAATGACTgctgattaaaataaatacaaaaccacCAAGTGTTCAGATTGATTCAGATCCATGCAAGCTTAAGATTTCAGACATTGCAATTCCGTATCTCATAGTTAATGCTATCGCTATCCTTAATTCGTCTCAAGCTGAAGTCCAAGCTCCAAATTACTTTCATTTGCTGGGAAATATGTTCAGGCTGCAGCTCCACATAACTCATACCAAACCAAAAGCCTCTGACAAATATaactacttttgttttcttctattttttaagcAAACCTTAAAAATACAAAGCCAATGGGCTTTCAATCAGCCTCACTCACTAGTATTGATCTTAACAGATTAAAGTGTCTAGATTTTCCAATTTATACATAGGCATGAGGACCAAACCCAAGATCAATATGCTTTCCCACTAATTGTAGCATCACCTTTTTCACTTGATAGCAGGAGGGTTTTCTCTCCTGTCCTCAGATTGACTTTGTAAAGACCTAAATAAGAATCCACCACAATCAGGTTACCATCCTGATCCATTCGGACTCCATGGGGGCGGCCACAGATTGGTTCATAGTCTGGAGTTCCTGGGATACAAACAGGAGGATGTagaaaaccaggaaaacaagtaaatatattatatatataaaataataactatatatagtatataatatatactatatatatataaaaatatatatataaataaaatatatatatattatatatattttttatatatatataaaatatatatataagatatatatataaatatatagtatatattttatatagtatgtaatatatatttgtacataatataatatatttatatataatatagtgtatattatataatattatttacaatataaatatataaaatctgcaccaaaaataaatgtaaacattTCAGTGTATGTCTTACTCATGTACTGGTAGGGAAAGCAAATCCAGCCTCACAGTCCAGTTACTGGTGATGCACCAGGACACACTATTCTGAGTCTCTGATGCCTTTTTAAGATTTGAAAagtttctgaaatacattttgacCCTGAGGCAGGAAAATAATTGGATAGAGTGTGTGTTGAGACCACCCTCTAAAGCTTTATATAGAAGGAGTTCcataaaatgttctttgtttCCATGGCCAGTATGTCCAAGTCAGTCTCAAGTGCTGGAGAAGCGTGCTGTTACGCCTTAATCCTACCTGTGTGAGGAAAAACTACATGATAGCAGTAGGTTCCTCATACAAATTTGCATTAAAGAATCAGAAATTGttaacaataacaaaaacagCACTTCAGTTGCTCATTCAGTGACATTTAGATGAACAGGTTTGTTGTCATTTTCACACCAAAACTGTTGCTCACCGCATCCAGGTACCTCCTGCCCCATCTGAGTAATGAAATGCAGCTGGTCCCCACTGATCATCCACAGTTTCCCATCCACGGTACCAGTGTAGATATTACCTTAAAATAAGTACATTAGAAGACTGTTTTAAAAGGGACCAAGACACATAAAGGAAGGATAATCATCGTTACTGTGAGCCCTTCCTTGCTCCTAATTTACATATTCTCTGCAAACACAGAGAGACAACAAAATGGAGAGGAAACCATACAGCttactttaaatatatatttataaagcaaaaaGAGCAATAATAAATTggagataagaaaaaatatgaatagtTCATATGTTCATTTTATATAAACATAATAATATCATAACTATCGTAATACTATAACATATCACACATATATAAATGTAACgtatttcttcatgatgagactgatgagacactggcacaggttgcccagggacgctgtggctgccccatctctggaggtgttcaaggtcaggttggatggggccttgggcagcccggTCTACTGGGAcggttgcaactggatgggctttaaggtcccttccaatccaaatcattctacgATTTCATGATATCTTACTATCATATCTTAATACTATCATACTAACATAATAAAGCTATCTTAGGACTCTCCTGGGTTAGCAGCAAAGGCATCAAGGGTGAGACTAAAGATTCACAGTGATATTCTCATGCTGTGAGAGAAAATCAGTGAAAGCATTAGCAGAGCTCACACAATCTGCCTTTCTGTCCTGAGGGCTATCAGCCAGCTAAAGTGCACAGTAGACGAAAGGGAAACATTACAACTGATCCAAAACAAGAAAGTGACCCTTCTCCTAGAACATTAAAAtcctaagcaaaaaaaaacaagtgcaggttggggttttctttaagctgtaatgttttgctttagttttgaaCCACCAGAACACCCCAAAAATGTGTAAGCTTGCATTAAAGGACTGAGCATTTTTTCCATTGGAAACGTGCTTAGCagttgctttcttctctgctttcaaaatgtttaCATTAACAAGCCAAAAACCTCACAGGAAGTCTTCAAATCTTTTGACATTGTATCAAAACACCAAAAACTCCTGTGCAGAGTATCAAAGGCAGGACACTAGCAGTGACTAATGCCACCTTTGGAAAcagcttcctccttccttttggCTGGTCCGGGCTCTGCCACAGTGCAATATGCATGTGACCAGTCCTAGCCTTGCTGTTCAACAAAATACGCTTTTAGTGTAAAGTCTGTAAACTGGAAACATTTCTCTGATTTGCCTCCTCTTTCCATAGACTGAACTAAAGCAggcattattttctttacacGGCCAACATTTTTACCCTAGacttatttacatttaaaaatgtgcagtCACTTGGCCACATGTGTTAAAAGATGCTTCATAAAAGTTACGCTACCTTCCCGTGCCAGTATTACTAAAAAAACCAGAGATTCTGACTTTGTCTGATGAGCATGTGCACCAGGCGAGAGAAAAAATGTCTAACATCTGCTCACTCACATCTATGGAAAAATGGTACGAGCAAATAGGACAGATTCTCAAAGTATCGCCTGTCAGAACTGGATTAAAAGAATTGTCTAGGATTACTGGCATACAGAAAGCACCTGTTTATCCGAAGGGAGAAATTCACAGCCACTACCCAATACCACAACTTTGCCTGGGAAGAAACAGAGGCTCAACTTTGCTGTCATTAAATATACTGGCATTCTAACGCCTCTAAAGGCATGTTGCAAACAGCTGAAATTTCTCATTACATACCAGATTCTGTATTTAAAGAGATAAATCTTAGAGTTGTAATGCTATTTTCTACCATGCTATGCACTAGGCTATGATGCCATACTTAGATTTATACAGTTACTTGCACTAGACTTCTCTCATGGG
This genomic window from Phaenicophaeus curvirostris isolate KB17595 chromosome 1, BPBGC_Pcur_1.0, whole genome shotgun sequence contains:
- the LOC138718621 gene encoding adipocyte plasma membrane-associated protein-like isoform X1 gives rise to the protein MERFPAWAFPAAVLVTFASVYFLPSPIDPEPFIFEKPPPALVGPLQVNRKLQSGQRIFTGQLKGPESFTVDGEGNIYTGTVDGKLWMISGDQLHFITQMGQEVPGCGTPDYEPICGRPHGVRMDQDGNLIVVDSYLGLYKVNLRTGEKTLLLSSEKGVDGLPFKFLNGLEISKTKLIYFTDSSSKWERRHHKYEVIETNHLGRLLAYDPVTQTGRTVLSGLYMANGIALSPYEDYILIAETSVCRIIRYWVSGANAGKKEVFVDNLPGYPDNIRLSNTGFYRVGISTVRLPGFFPPFLDALGPYPFLKRFIAKVIPFSFYSIFLHKHGLFLEINDKGDIVSSFHDPDGSVTWAVSDVFEHYGKMYLGNTELPFLVVLQ
- the LOC138718621 gene encoding adipocyte plasma membrane-associated protein-like isoform X3; amino-acid sequence: MGNIYTGTVDGKLWMISGDQLHFITQMGQEVPGCGTPDYEPICGRPHGVRMDQDGNLIVVDSYLGLYKVNLRTGEKTLLLSSEKGVDGLPFKFLNGLEISKTKLIYFTDSSSKWERRHHKYEVIETNHLGRLLAYDPVTQTGRTVLSGLYMANGIALSPYEDYILIAETSVCRIIRYWVSGANAGKKEVFVDNLPGYPDNIRLSNTGFYRVGISTVRLPGFFPPFLDALGPYPFLKRFIAKVIPFSFYSIFLHKHGLFLEINDKGDIVSSFHDPDGSVTWAVSDVFEHYGKMYLGNTELPFLVVLQ
- the LOC138718621 gene encoding adipocyte plasma membrane-associated protein-like isoform X2 — protein: MFPAWAFPAAVLVTFASVYFLPSPIDPEPFIFEKPPPALVGPLQVNRKLQSGQRIFTGQLKGPESFTVDGEGNIYTGTVDGKLWMISGDQLHFITQMGQEVPGCGTPDYEPICGRPHGVRMDQDGNLIVVDSYLGLYKVNLRTGEKTLLLSSEKGVDGLPFKFLNGLEISKTKLIYFTDSSSKWERRHHKYEVIETNHLGRLLAYDPVTQTGRTVLSGLYMANGIALSPYEDYILIAETSVCRIIRYWVSGANAGKKEVFVDNLPGYPDNIRLSNTGFYRVGISTVRLPGFFPPFLDALGPYPFLKRFIAKVIPFSFYSIFLHKHGLFLEINDKGDIVSSFHDPDGSVTWAVSDVFEHYGKMYLGNTELPFLVVLQ